One genomic segment of Streptomyces sp. TLI_146 includes these proteins:
- a CDS encoding protein phosphatase 2C domain-containing protein — MSQQGERRTSDDDWWTRLYDEPAPDNSPAAAGDTLDDRFKSVAEAVGPPVPDPRSEPRPPRYAPCVPEQPAPQDRIDPADTAGPDPEPEDRPGPAPRGILPRAPWQQPGGTAPPGSRRTGGWWEPADSLPPLGPPPPGYEPAVPAPPARPPEPRPVQPPPAPPDPPATVTAPPDPPATVTAPPEAAPEPPPPPSPRPRVGHVGDRPPTYDAEPTALPNARPDGLEELVADTVLDGARYGAYVLRAASVRGDSARYRGEPRRDALLTARFGNGEDALVLVAVASGMRAFEGAHLAAADACRWIGGAIGRSHARLADDIRAGRRRDLKSGLHRLTDRSYGRLRARAAELGAEPEEYTAGLRCLLLSADPSCRTRVFFGVGPGGLFRLRAGVWQDIEPAPPEPGEVTGAPVVGFGSPPAETAEGDRLTMDLHTVEPARPYIDPPPPPVEPFRFRASVARPGDTLLLCSGGLAEPLRGEPALAKELAERWAGNGPPGLSEFLADVQLRVKGYADDRTAVAVWEA; from the coding sequence ATGAGTCAGCAGGGGGAGAGGCGCACCTCGGACGACGACTGGTGGACTCGCCTGTACGACGAGCCCGCCCCGGACAACTCGCCCGCAGCCGCGGGCGACACCCTCGACGACCGCTTCAAGTCCGTTGCTGAGGCGGTCGGTCCGCCGGTGCCGGACCCCCGGTCCGAGCCACGGCCTCCGCGGTACGCGCCGTGCGTGCCGGAGCAGCCCGCACCGCAGGACCGAATCGATCCTGCGGATACGGCGGGGCCCGACCCCGAACCCGAGGACAGGCCGGGTCCGGCCCCCCGGGGGATCCTGCCCAGGGCCCCCTGGCAGCAGCCCGGCGGCACGGCACCGCCCGGCTCCCGCCGCACGGGCGGCTGGTGGGAGCCCGCCGACTCCCTCCCGCCGCTGGGCCCGCCGCCGCCCGGGTACGAGCCCGCCGTCCCCGCGCCGCCGGCGCGGCCGCCGGAACCCCGCCCTGTCCAGCCGCCACCGGCCCCGCCCGATCCCCCGGCCACTGTCACCGCCCCGCCGGATCCCCCAGCCACCGTCACCGCACCGCCCGAAGCGGCCCCCGAACCGCCGCCGCCCCCCTCGCCCCGGCCGCGCGTCGGTCATGTGGGGGACCGGCCGCCCACCTACGACGCCGAGCCCACCGCGCTGCCCAACGCCCGGCCCGACGGTCTGGAGGAGCTCGTCGCGGACACCGTCCTCGACGGCGCCCGGTACGGGGCGTACGTGCTGCGCGCCGCCTCCGTACGCGGCGACTCCGCCCGCTACCGGGGCGAGCCCCGGCGCGACGCCCTGCTCACCGCCCGGTTCGGGAACGGCGAGGACGCGCTGGTCCTGGTCGCCGTCGCCAGCGGCATGCGGGCCTTCGAGGGCGCGCACCTCGCCGCCGCCGACGCCTGCCGCTGGATCGGCGGCGCCATCGGGCGCAGCCACGCCCGGCTCGCCGACGACATCAGGGCCGGGCGCCGGCGCGACCTCAAGTCCGGGCTGCACCGGCTCACCGACCGCAGCTACGGCAGGCTGCGCGCCCGCGCCGCCGAGCTGGGCGCGGAGCCCGAGGAGTACACGGCGGGCCTGCGCTGTCTGCTGCTCTCCGCCGACCCGAGCTGCCGCACCCGGGTCTTCTTCGGGGTCGGCCCCGGCGGCCTGTTCCGGCTGCGGGCCGGCGTCTGGCAGGACATCGAGCCCGCCCCGCCGGAGCCGGGCGAGGTCACCGGCGCGCCCGTCGTCGGCTTCGGCTCGCCGCCCGCCGAGACCGCCGAGGGCGACCGGCTCACCATGGACCTGCACACCGTGGAGCCCGCCCGCCCGTACATCGACCCGCCGCCCCCGCCCGTCGAACCGTTCCGCTTCCGGGCGTCCGTCGCCCGCCCGGGTGACACCCTGCTGCTGTGCAGCGGCGGGCTCGCCGAGCCGCTGCGGGGCGAGCCCGCGCTGGCGAAGGAGCTGGCCGAACGGTGGGCAGGGAACGGGCCGCCGGGACTGTCCGAGTTCCTCGCGGACGTCCAGCTGAGAGTGAAGGGGTACGCCGACGACCGTACGGCAGTCGCCGTCTGGGAGGCGTGA
- a CDS encoding pyruvate dehydrogenase: MARQNVAEQFVDILARAGVRRMYGVVGDSLNPVVDAIRRNRAIDWIQVRHEEVAAFAAGAEAQLSGTLAACAGSCGPGNLHLINGLYDAHRSMAPVLALASHIPSSEIGLGYFQETHPDQLFQECSHYCELISSPKQMPRLLQTAIQHAIGRGGVSVVTLPGDVASEPAPDKAVEHALVTALPSVRPGDAEIEKLARLVDEAKRVTLFCGSGTAGAHAEVMEFAERVKAPVGHALRGKEWIQYDNPYDVGMSGLLGYGAAYEATHECDLLILVGTDFPYNAFLPDDVKIVQIDVRPERLGRRSQLDLAVWGDAKETLRCLTPRVKAKTDRRFLDKMLKKHADALEGVVKAYTRKVEKHVPIHPEYVASVLDELADDDAVFTVDTGMCNVWAARYLSPNGKRRIIGSFSHGSMANALPQAIGAQFTDRDRQVISMSGDGGFSMLMGDFLTLVQYDLPVKIVLFNNSSLGMVELEMLVAGLPSYGTSNHNPDFAAIARAAGAYGVRVEKPKQLAGALKDAFKHKGPALVDVVTDPNALSIPPKISAEMVSGFALSASKIVLDGGVGRMLQMARSNLRNVPRP; the protein is encoded by the coding sequence ATGGCCAGACAGAACGTGGCAGAGCAGTTCGTGGACATCCTCGCCCGCGCCGGGGTGCGGCGGATGTACGGGGTCGTCGGCGACAGCCTCAACCCCGTCGTCGACGCCATCCGGCGCAACCGTGCCATCGACTGGATCCAGGTCCGCCACGAGGAGGTCGCCGCCTTCGCGGCCGGCGCCGAGGCCCAGCTCAGCGGCACCCTCGCGGCTTGCGCCGGATCCTGCGGCCCCGGCAATCTCCATCTGATCAACGGCCTCTACGACGCCCACCGCTCGATGGCCCCCGTCCTCGCGCTCGCCTCGCACATCCCCTCGTCCGAGATCGGCCTCGGCTACTTCCAGGAGACCCACCCCGACCAGCTGTTCCAGGAGTGCTCGCACTACTGCGAGCTCATCTCCAGCCCGAAGCAGATGCCCCGGCTGCTCCAGACGGCGATCCAGCACGCCATCGGGCGGGGCGGCGTCAGCGTGGTGACGCTCCCGGGCGACGTGGCCTCCGAGCCCGCCCCCGACAAGGCCGTCGAGCACGCGCTCGTCACCGCGCTGCCGTCGGTGCGGCCCGGCGACGCGGAGATCGAGAAGCTCGCCCGGCTCGTGGACGAGGCCAAACGGGTGACGCTGTTCTGCGGCAGCGGCACCGCGGGCGCCCACGCGGAGGTGATGGAGTTCGCCGAACGCGTCAAGGCGCCGGTCGGGCACGCCCTGCGCGGCAAGGAGTGGATCCAGTACGACAACCCGTACGACGTCGGTATGAGCGGGCTGCTCGGCTACGGCGCCGCCTACGAGGCCACCCACGAGTGCGATCTGCTGATCCTCGTCGGCACCGACTTCCCGTACAACGCGTTCCTGCCCGACGACGTCAAGATCGTGCAGATCGATGTGCGGCCCGAGCGCCTGGGGCGGCGCTCGCAGCTCGATCTGGCGGTGTGGGGCGACGCCAAGGAGACGCTGCGCTGTCTGACCCCGCGCGTGAAGGCCAAGACCGACCGGCGCTTCCTGGACAAGATGCTGAAGAAGCACGCCGACGCGCTGGAGGGCGTCGTCAAGGCGTACACCCGCAAGGTGGAGAAGCATGTGCCGATCCACCCCGAGTACGTGGCCTCCGTACTCGACGAACTCGCCGACGACGACGCCGTGTTCACCGTCGACACCGGCATGTGCAACGTCTGGGCGGCCCGTTACCTCTCGCCCAACGGCAAGCGCAGGATCATCGGGTCGTTCAGCCACGGTTCGATGGCGAACGCGCTGCCGCAGGCGATCGGCGCCCAGTTCACCGACCGCGACCGCCAGGTGATCTCGATGTCCGGCGACGGCGGGTTCTCCATGCTGATGGGCGACTTCCTGACGCTGGTCCAGTACGACCTGCCGGTGAAGATCGTGCTGTTCAACAACTCCTCGCTCGGCATGGTGGAGCTGGAGATGCTGGTGGCCGGGCTGCCGTCGTACGGCACGAGCAACCACAACCCCGACTTCGCGGCGATCGCCCGCGCGGCCGGTGCGTACGGCGTACGGGTGGAGAAGCCCAAGCAGCTCGCGGGCGCCCTCAAGGACGCCTTCAAGCACAAGGGGCCCGCCCTGGTCGACGTGGTCACCGACCCCAACGCGCTCTCCATCCCGCCGAAGATCAGCGCCGAGATGGTGAGCGGCTTCGCGCTCTCCGCGAGCAAGATCGTGCTGGACGGCGGGGTCGGCCGGATGCTCCAGATGGCCCGGTCCAATCTGCGCAACGTGCCGCGCCCGTAA
- a CDS encoding ATP-binding protein, with amino-acid sequence MTERQGGGGPEINGAFRGTGARAVLQGQLRRRVGRSDLTAVPEVRRALRELLGDWKHQGPVDVAELLTCELVTNALIHTDEGAVVTATVAPAGLRVEVHDFTPVLPDPYVPSADDGTHGRGLLLVQALADAWGVRAHEAGKVVWFELGSGAA; translated from the coding sequence ATGACTGAGCGTCAGGGAGGGGGCGGGCCCGAAATCAACGGGGCGTTCCGGGGAACGGGTGCGCGTGCGGTGCTCCAGGGGCAGCTGCGGCGCAGGGTGGGTCGGTCGGACCTGACGGCGGTGCCGGAAGTGCGGCGCGCGCTGCGGGAGTTGCTGGGGGACTGGAAGCACCAGGGGCCGGTCGACGTGGCCGAACTGCTCACCTGCGAGCTGGTGACCAACGCGCTCATACACACGGACGAGGGGGCAGTGGTGACGGCCACCGTGGCACCGGCCGGGCTCCGCGTCGAGGTGCACGACTTCACGCCGGTGCTGCCCGATCCGTACGTACCGTCCGCCGACGACGGTACGCACGGCCGGGGGCTCCTGCTGGTGCAGGCGCTCGCGGACGCCTGGGGCGTGCGCGCGCACGAGGCGGGCAAGGTCGTCTGGTTCGAGCTCGGCAGCGGGGCGGCGTAA
- a CDS encoding DUF2637 domain-containing protein: protein MRLTDISLDWLLPGGVMIVGVVVALVVLTRGKRSGESASGDDTWERSEERRRRKEAVYGTASYVLLFCCAAVAAALSFHGLVGFGRQNLGLTDGWEYLVPFGLDGAAMFCSVLAVREASHGDAALGSRLLVWTFAGAAAWFNWVHAPRGIAHAGAPQFFAGMSLSAAVLFDRALKQTRRAALREQGLVPRPLPQIRIVRWLRAPRETFGAWSLMLLEGVRTLDEAVEEVREDRRAKEQNRLRRREQEKLERAHLKALSRQGRGSLGRVRPGGRQVDVPSMATAGSGQPKAVAEPAIEPGQLPLRNRPSLQAVTDTESLTASRTVDLTAEDDTQTLPRLDHLERKLKDLEQQFG from the coding sequence ATGCGACTGACCGACATATCTCTGGACTGGCTGCTTCCGGGCGGCGTGATGATCGTGGGGGTCGTCGTGGCGTTGGTCGTCCTCACGCGCGGCAAGCGCTCGGGTGAGAGCGCGTCCGGCGACGACACCTGGGAGCGCAGCGAGGAGCGCCGCCGCCGCAAGGAAGCCGTCTACGGCACCGCCTCCTATGTGCTGCTGTTCTGCTGCGCGGCCGTCGCCGCCGCGCTCTCCTTCCACGGCCTGGTCGGCTTCGGCCGGCAGAACCTCGGCCTCACCGACGGCTGGGAGTACCTCGTCCCGTTCGGCCTCGACGGCGCCGCCATGTTCTGCTCGGTGCTCGCCGTGCGCGAGGCCAGCCACGGCGACGCGGCGCTCGGCTCGCGGCTGCTGGTGTGGACGTTCGCGGGCGCGGCTGCCTGGTTCAACTGGGTGCACGCGCCGCGCGGCATCGCCCACGCGGGCGCCCCGCAGTTCTTCGCCGGGATGTCGCTGTCGGCCGCGGTGCTCTTCGACCGCGCGCTGAAGCAGACCCGCCGGGCGGCACTGCGCGAACAGGGCCTGGTGCCGCGGCCGCTGCCGCAGATCCGGATCGTCCGGTGGCTGCGGGCTCCCCGGGAGACGTTCGGCGCCTGGTCGCTGATGCTCCTGGAGGGGGTGCGGACGCTGGACGAGGCGGTCGAGGAGGTACGCGAGGACCGGCGGGCCAAGGAGCAGAACCGGCTGCGCCGGCGCGAGCAGGAGAAGCTGGAGCGGGCGCATCTGAAGGCGCTCAGCCGACAGGGCCGCGGCAGCCTGGGCCGGGTGCGCCCCGGCGGCCGCCAGGTCGACGTCCCGTCCATGGCGACTGCGGGCTCCGGGCAGCCGAAGGCTGTCGCGGAGCCCGCCATAGAGCCGGGACAGCTGCCCCTTCGCAACCGGCCCTCCCTTCAGGCCGTCACGGACACTGAGTCCCTGACGGCGTCCAGGACCGTCGACCTCACGGCCGAGGACGACACCCAGACGCTGCCGCGCCTGGACCACCTGGAGCGCAAACTCAAGGATCTGGAGCAGCAGTTCGGCTGA
- a CDS encoding (2Fe-2S)-binding protein: MTVSTLLPSPLAASYARLADVYPGVRVHELADGERAPGAPGWVGAHQLASGGEALDAFLGWDDEQVLRDYGQRARPDVIASFGFHRYAWPACLLITVPWFLHRRVPRVPVEDVSFQRTLGRLTVRVREFACLPGDPAAALPGAHVVPDEEALRAEVRAAVAEHLGPVLDGFGPRMRRGRRALWGMATDEVVEGLWYVAALLGEERRAMAELELLLPGSTKPYVGAAGFRELSGPAGEPLPTRDRASCCLFYTLRPEDTCVTCPRTCDADRVAKLSAAS; the protein is encoded by the coding sequence ATGACTGTGTCCACGCTGCTCCCGAGCCCCTTGGCCGCGTCCTACGCGCGCCTCGCCGACGTCTACCCCGGCGTCCGGGTCCACGAGCTCGCGGACGGCGAGCGGGCCCCCGGAGCCCCCGGCTGGGTCGGCGCGCACCAGCTCGCCTCCGGCGGTGAGGCCCTGGACGCCTTCCTGGGCTGGGACGACGAGCAGGTCCTGCGCGACTACGGGCAGCGGGCCCGCCCCGACGTCATCGCCTCCTTCGGCTTCCACCGCTACGCCTGGCCCGCCTGTCTGCTCATCACGGTGCCGTGGTTCCTGCACCGCCGGGTGCCGCGCGTGCCCGTCGAGGACGTCTCCTTCCAGCGCACGCTCGGACGGCTGACCGTGCGGGTGCGGGAGTTCGCCTGCCTGCCCGGGGACCCCGCCGCCGCACTGCCCGGCGCACACGTCGTCCCGGACGAGGAGGCGCTGCGCGCCGAGGTCCGCGCCGCCGTCGCCGAGCACCTCGGCCCGGTCCTCGACGGCTTCGGGCCCCGGATGCGGCGCGGCCGGCGGGCGCTGTGGGGCATGGCCACCGACGAGGTCGTCGAGGGGCTCTGGTACGTGGCGGCGCTGCTCGGCGAGGAGCGGCGGGCGATGGCCGAGCTGGAGCTGCTGCTGCCGGGCTCGACCAAGCCGTATGTGGGCGCCGCCGGCTTCCGTGAGCTGAGCGGTCCGGCGGGCGAGCCGCTGCCGACCCGCGACCGGGCCAGCTGCTGCCTCTTCTACACCCTGCGCCCCGAGGACACCTGCGTCACCTGTCCGCGTACCTGCGACGCCGACCGGGTGGCCAAGCTGAGCGCCGCGTCCTGA
- a CDS encoding GntR family transcriptional regulator, producing MEQGRARETAVPPFGSARVPAQARAEGDPFEAVRGGGARGEHTHSEPPAPQVRRYSVRGQILEALRAALVDGELVPGEVYSAPVLGERFGVSATPVREAMQRLASEGAVEVVPNRGFRVTERGPRELAELAEVRALIEVPVMLRLARSVPAARWAELRPLAEATTVAAAVGDRAGYAESDRAFHRAVLALAGNEQLLQVAEDLHRRSQWPLTAAPVARRGELVADAAEHLALLDALIAQDLTVVQTLVREHFTGSAL from the coding sequence GTGGAGCAGGGCAGAGCACGCGAGACGGCGGTGCCGCCGTTCGGGTCTGCCCGTGTGCCCGCGCAGGCCCGGGCGGAGGGTGACCCTTTCGAGGCGGTACGGGGTGGTGGGGCGCGCGGTGAGCACACCCACAGCGAGCCGCCCGCGCCCCAGGTCCGCCGCTACTCCGTACGCGGTCAGATCCTGGAGGCGCTGCGGGCCGCGCTGGTCGACGGCGAGCTGGTGCCGGGCGAGGTGTACTCGGCGCCGGTGCTCGGCGAGCGGTTCGGCGTCTCGGCCACCCCGGTGCGCGAGGCGATGCAGCGCCTGGCCTCCGAGGGCGCCGTCGAGGTCGTCCCGAACCGGGGCTTCCGGGTCACCGAGCGGGGCCCGCGCGAGCTGGCCGAGCTGGCCGAGGTGCGCGCGCTGATCGAGGTCCCGGTGATGCTGCGGCTGGCCCGGTCCGTGCCCGCCGCGCGCTGGGCCGAGCTGCGGCCGCTGGCGGAGGCGACGACGGTGGCGGCGGCGGTGGGGGACCGGGCGGGGTACGCGGAGTCGGACCGGGCGTTCCACCGCGCGGTGCTCGCGCTCGCCGGGAACGAGCAGCTGCTCCAGGTGGCCGAGGACCTCCACCGGCGGTCGCAGTGGCCGCTGACGGCTGCGCCGGTTGCCCGTCGGGGGGAGCTGGTGGCGGATGCGGCGGAGCACCTGGCGTTGCTGGACGCGTTGATCGCACAGGATCTGACGGTTGTTCAGACCCTTGTGCGGGAGCACTTCACGGGGTCCGCGCTGTAA
- a CDS encoding PucR family transcriptional regulator ligand-binding domain-containing protein produces the protein MRLRALLETDALGLRLLGGEDELDRTVRGVMTTDLRDPSRYLSGGELVLTGLAWRRDADDSEPFVRILAGAGVVGLAAGEAELGAIPDDLIRACAQHRLPLFAVNESVAFATITEHVVRQVSGERAGDLAAVVDRHRRLMTSGPAGGGPEVVLDLLGSDLDLRAWVLSPTGRQIAGAGEPLAPSVGATLAGEHLAATRTGRRGPHRAVVQGTTYSLFPIRHSGRGAAPAARDVRETVLSDWLLAVEADAGDWPAARLDLLQGVTQLIAVERDRRDAARTVRRRLAQEVLELVQTGAAPAEIAARLRVAAPVLLPGLGSAPHWQVIVARVDWTQSAAAGTEVAGGPVAQALLEEILVDPAVAGSESSDRIAVAHAGDEAIALVPLPAVGEGTDAGLHADALLAAVQAPLSAGLADDGRLTLGVSAAVHSAEGLRGALEEARHARRVAAARPGRVCAAGHHELASHVLLLPFVPDDVRRAFTARLLDPLRDYDRRHRAELIPTLEAFLDCDGSWTRCATRLHLHVNTLRYRVGRIEQLTGRDLSRLEDKLDFFLALRMS, from the coding sequence ATGCGGCTGCGCGCACTTCTGGAGACCGACGCGCTGGGGCTGCGGCTGCTCGGCGGCGAGGACGAGCTGGACCGCACCGTACGCGGTGTGATGACCACTGACCTGCGCGATCCGAGCCGCTATCTCTCCGGCGGCGAGCTGGTCCTGACCGGCCTCGCCTGGCGCCGCGACGCCGACGATTCCGAGCCATTCGTACGGATCCTGGCCGGAGCCGGGGTGGTCGGCCTGGCGGCCGGCGAGGCCGAGCTGGGCGCGATCCCGGATGACCTGATCCGTGCGTGTGCACAGCACCGGCTGCCGCTGTTCGCGGTGAACGAGTCGGTCGCCTTCGCCACCATCACCGAGCACGTGGTGCGCCAGGTCTCCGGCGAGCGGGCCGGTGACCTGGCGGCCGTGGTCGACCGGCACCGGCGGCTGATGACGTCGGGGCCCGCGGGCGGCGGCCCCGAGGTCGTCCTGGACCTGCTCGGCTCCGACCTGGACCTGCGGGCCTGGGTGCTCTCCCCCACCGGGCGGCAGATCGCGGGGGCGGGCGAACCGCTCGCCCCGTCCGTCGGCGCCACTCTGGCGGGCGAACACCTCGCCGCGACCCGCACCGGCCGCCGGGGCCCGCACCGGGCGGTGGTCCAGGGCACCACGTACTCGCTGTTCCCGATCCGCCACAGCGGGCGCGGGGCCGCCCCGGCCGCCCGCGATGTGCGCGAGACGGTCCTGTCGGACTGGCTGCTGGCCGTGGAGGCGGACGCGGGCGACTGGCCCGCCGCCCGGCTCGACCTGCTCCAGGGCGTCACCCAGCTGATCGCCGTGGAGCGCGACCGCCGCGACGCGGCCCGTACGGTACGCCGCCGGCTCGCCCAGGAGGTCCTGGAGCTGGTGCAGACCGGCGCCGCGCCCGCCGAGATCGCGGCCCGGCTGCGGGTCGCGGCCCCCGTGCTGCTGCCGGGCCTCGGCTCGGCGCCGCACTGGCAGGTGATCGTGGCCCGGGTCGACTGGACCCAGTCGGCGGCGGCCGGCACGGAGGTGGCGGGCGGCCCGGTCGCCCAGGCCCTCCTTGAGGAAATACTGGTCGACCCGGCCGTGGCGGGCTCCGAGTCCTCGGACCGGATCGCGGTCGCCCACGCGGGCGACGAGGCCATCGCGCTGGTGCCGCTGCCCGCGGTCGGCGAGGGCACGGACGCCGGGTTGCACGCGGACGCGCTGCTCGCCGCCGTCCAGGCGCCGCTGTCGGCGGGCCTCGCCGACGACGGGCGCCTGACACTCGGTGTCAGCGCCGCGGTGCACTCGGCGGAGGGGCTGCGCGGCGCCCTGGAGGAGGCCCGGCACGCCCGCCGGGTCGCCGCCGCCCGCCCGGGCCGGGTCTGCGCGGCCGGCCACCACGAGCTCGCCTCGCACGTGCTGCTGCTGCCGTTCGTCCCGGACGACGTGCGCCGCGCCTTCACCGCCCGGCTGCTCGACCCGCTGCGCGACTACGACCGGCGCCACCGTGCCGAGCTCATCCCGACGCTGGAGGCGTTCCTCGACTGCGACGGCTCCTGGACCCGCTGCGCCACGCGACTGCATCTGCACGTCAACACCTTGCGCTACCGGGTGGGCCGGATCGAGCAACTGACGGGTCGTGATCTTTCGCGCCTGGAGGACAAACTGGACTTCTTCCTGGCCCTGCGCATGAGCTGA
- a CDS encoding xanthine dehydrogenase family protein subunit M, translated as MDFLRPASWEEALAAKAEHPTAVPIAGGTDVMVEINFDHRRPEYLLDLNRIELLRAWEVGEETVRLGASVSYTEIMENLRAELPGLALASHTVASPQIRNRGGVGGNLGTASPAGDAHPALLAAGAEVEVESVRGSRLIPIDAFYTGVKRNAMAPDELIKTVHIKKADGPQQYSKVGTRNAMVIAVCAFGLALHPETRTVRTGIGSAAPTPVRATAAEEFLNAALDEGGFWESGKIITPSIAKQFAELASASCNPIDDVRGTAKYRRHAVGIMARRTLGWTWEQYRGTGRSLEGAA; from the coding sequence ATGGACTTCCTTCGCCCCGCCAGCTGGGAGGAGGCGCTCGCCGCCAAGGCCGAGCACCCCACGGCTGTGCCCATTGCGGGTGGCACCGATGTGATGGTCGAGATCAACTTCGACCACCGCCGGCCCGAGTACCTTCTGGACCTGAACCGCATCGAGCTGCTGCGCGCGTGGGAGGTCGGCGAGGAGACCGTACGGCTCGGCGCGTCCGTGTCGTACACCGAGATCATGGAGAACCTGCGGGCCGAGCTGCCGGGCCTGGCGCTCGCCTCGCACACCGTCGCCTCCCCGCAGATCCGCAACCGCGGCGGCGTCGGCGGCAACCTCGGCACCGCCTCGCCCGCCGGTGACGCCCACCCGGCGCTGCTCGCCGCGGGCGCCGAGGTAGAGGTGGAGTCGGTGCGCGGCTCCCGGCTGATCCCGATCGACGCGTTCTACACCGGTGTGAAGCGCAACGCGATGGCGCCGGACGAGCTCATCAAGACCGTCCACATCAAGAAGGCGGACGGCCCCCAGCAGTACTCCAAGGTCGGCACCCGCAACGCGATGGTCATCGCGGTCTGCGCCTTCGGCCTGGCGCTGCACCCCGAGACCCGCACGGTCCGCACGGGCATCGGTTCGGCCGCCCCGACCCCGGTCCGTGCCACCGCCGCCGAGGAGTTCCTGAACGCCGCGCTCGACGAGGGCGGGTTCTGGGAGAGCGGCAAGATCATCACCCCTTCGATCGCCAAGCAGTTCGCGGAGCTCGCCTCCGCCTCCTGCAACCCGATCGACGACGTACGAGGCACTGCCAAGTACCGCCGGCACGCCGTGGGCATCATGGCCCGCCGCACGCTCGGCTGGACCTGGGAGCAGTACCGCGGCACCGGCCGCTCGCTTGAAGGAGCTGCATAA
- a CDS encoding (2Fe-2S)-binding protein, translating into MRVNFTVNGRKQEADDVWEGESLLYVLRERMGLPGSKNACEQGECGSCTVRLDGVPVCSCLVAAGQVEGREVVTVEGLADYAKHRDDAHPGGACASGACGTSVDAAQRWQAKPQDGRSAESGDLSPIQQAFIDAGAVQCGFCTPGLLVAADELLERNASPSDQDIREALSGNLCRCTGYEKILDAVRLAAARQEEAV; encoded by the coding sequence ATGCGCGTCAATTTCACGGTCAACGGCCGCAAGCAGGAAGCCGACGACGTATGGGAAGGCGAGAGCCTGCTGTACGTCCTGCGCGAGCGCATGGGTCTTCCGGGTTCGAAGAACGCCTGTGAGCAGGGCGAATGCGGCTCCTGCACGGTCCGTCTGGACGGTGTGCCGGTCTGTTCCTGTCTGGTCGCGGCCGGTCAGGTCGAGGGCCGCGAGGTCGTCACCGTCGAGGGGCTGGCCGACTACGCCAAGCACCGCGATGACGCCCACCCCGGTGGCGCCTGCGCCTCGGGCGCCTGCGGCACCTCCGTGGACGCCGCCCAGCGCTGGCAGGCCAAGCCCCAGGACGGCCGCAGCGCCGAGTCCGGGGACCTGTCCCCGATCCAGCAGGCGTTCATCGACGCCGGCGCCGTCCAGTGCGGTTTCTGCACCCCCGGTCTGCTGGTCGCCGCCGACGAGCTCCTGGAGCGCAACGCCTCCCCGTCCGACCAGGACATCCGCGAGGCCCTCTCCGGCAACCTCTGCCGCTGCACCGGTTACGAGAAGATCCTCGACGCGGTCCGCCTCGCGGCCGCCCGTCAGGAAGAGGCGGTCTGA